GAAATTTGAATTAGGATCCAAATTAACATTAGGTATTCAATATGTACTTAGGCATTGTAATAAACAACATTTGTGCACCATCTCATTTGAATTCAAGAGGCAAGTGCCTATAATTGGCCCTTGGGAGGAGATTTTTAAAAGGCCACGTTTCCAGCTTTTGGAAATTCATCATCTAGTACCTCCCTCTAAGttaatgaacaaaataaagcaagGCTGTCAAatccttccccccaccctcccaaccCCAGAGTTTTGAGAGCTTCCGGCTTAAAAGAATTAAGAGGCAGCCATCCATGTGCATCCATGTCACATAAACATCATTTTTCATCCAGAATGGAAAATACTGCTATGTGGACTTGCCAGGTAGTTTTAGTTAAGTTTATAATTTCCTCCCACCTCTTTTAGAGCAAATATTTTATGAgaaaacaaggagagaaaaattGTGTAGATAATTTTCAAATGGCTATGAAATtgcctttggttttgttttccaagTGGGAGAGGAAGTTTAATACCTCAAGTTGATTTCAACTGGGAAAGCTAGAAAACTAACCTGGGGAAAGATAGAAGTTTTCCAGGAAACtgagacctaaaaaaaaaaaaatggaatcagtTCTGGATGGCTCAGTTCCAACAAAAAACTAAAGAGGCATCATGGAAAAAATATAACATACTGCACATATTAGTAAGTATCAATAATACACAATTCAGGTAAAAAAGACTATTTCTAACACAGGTTTTAAAGAGAAGCTAGAACATCAGAGTCATcccaaaagaataaattaattgaatcattaaaattaaaaaaattattataatatcaTACTTATTATATGGCAGAGTCTTAGAATCTATTGAAACTAGGGATTATTCTCTTCTGTGGCTAGGCGATGAGATTAAAGTTTCAGGTTGCTGAAAACAGAAAGTAACCAGAGCATTGGTACTGTTCCTTAAGTTCCTTTCAGAGAGAATGtagagaatatttatatattattcattGTTTATAGCTTTCAGTCGAAGGTGGGATTTCTCTGAGCGAGTTTGGTGTAGGAAGCAGGGCACAGAAAGCcatgctctgtgataacctggaGGAAGGAacagggtggagagggaggtgggagggggcttcagcaTGGAGAGGTCCTATGAtggattcatactgatgtatggcaaaaaccatcaaaatactgtaaagcaattatcctccaattaaaatacataaataaatatttttttaaaagatttctgcctccattattaCAAGAGAacacattttgttgttttaagccatccagtttggTCATTTGTTATGGAAACTAATAAGTTTTTCACAAGGAAGTTTGCATGTTTTATGTCCATTTCTGGAAGGACTCATAAACTCTAGTGTAAATGGTTTAAAGACAACTGTTACCAGTTTTAAAATTATCAAGATAAGGATTTACATGGTGATGTAACAATTCCTGGTGATTTTCCCAATGGTTCCCCTTAACAGCCAGGCACTATCTCTGTCTCCCAAAGACTTTTTAAGTCTCTATGGGTGAAGTAGATGCAAAGTCAAATAATGAAAATGTAGAGGTACAGTGTGTGTTTTCTAAGTCTACCCACACTTAACCTCTCACCAATTAACTCattctatttccttttaaatcaTAAGCTGCAAATCTCCACATCATGCTCAATGTGCATGCTGAATGCTAAAGGGTTAGAAAGCCATTCTCCAATGAGTCTGCCCACTCCTGCTGCTACCAGTGAAAACTGTACATCTGACAATGTCACTTGTTTGTTCTCAAACCTGTTTATGCCAGTTGAACCTGTCACTGTGCTTTCACAATTTAATTAAGTCTTAAGTAAACCAATGTAATAGTgtgggaaaaaaagtttgttctttaaaagctacatttacatttttcaagACCCAATTAAGGTGAGTTGCTTGAATGAGTGAGATAACTATAAAAAGATTATAAAGAAGCAATTTGCACTCCCATAGCTTCACAAGTGTCTCTTgcgtgcatgataagtcgcttcagttgtgtccaactccttgcgatcccatggactgtagcccgccagactcctctgtccatgggattctccaggcaagaatactggagtgggttgccattcctttctccagggcatcttcctggcccaaggattcATAGAACCTATgtctctcctgtattggcaggtaggttctctACCGCTAGCGCCACTCAGgaagcctcattttcctcttaaaagaatgaaattttgagaAAGCTTAGCTGATGGTTGGGAAGTGTACTTTACGGTAGCAATATGATGCAGAACTCTAATCTGGAGGCCATGTACAGACTGTGGCAAAAGGCTGTGCCCTCAACAGACTGGCAAACAAGCATGTAGCTGtttcaggttaaaaaaagaaactttaaggtATTATGgtatattttttatactttttcatgACTGGTTTAACTTTCCtttgaaacagttttatttagatataatttatatactacCGTGTTCATATTTATGAAGTATACAATTTAATCTTTAATTGACTTTTTCAATGTATTGCTTGGTTATGGATCCAGACTGCATCTATGAATGAGCTTCTCCTGTACAAACAAAATGCTCAAAGAAGTAGTTGATTGTGCTTGGTGAGGGGATGGGGCTTCAAGGAAGGTTATATTTGAGCTTGGAGGGTCTTGAACAagtagctgtttttaaaaaaagtatatatagagAACAGTGTTCTAAGTAGAAGAAATAGTTTATGTAAAGGatgaaatcaaaaaaataaataaataaaggacgaAATCATATGGTGTTCCAAGAAACAACCTTTAGTTTGAGTGGTTTGGTAATAGGGAAGTCATTTTTTCAAATCTAATTATGCATCTGAATCATCTGTagagatgaaaacaaaacaaaaagcaaagcaaaacaggCTGAGACTTGACTCCTTGAGTTTCAGATTCAAATGTGTATCTGGAGGTGGTAGAGGGGGGTGGTCCctgcatttctgctttttaaagttcTACTTGTAGTTCTGATGGGCCACCaggattgagaaccactggagTGGAGGAATGGGGATGAGATGAGTGTCAGATCAGGCCATAGTCCTGGACCGGATGGTGAAAGGAAATGGTTTGTAAATACAGTATAATGACAAACTTTCTCTTCCCTGACGGCTTctctattttgaaatatttctttttaacttgttTACTGTTGCATGACAGGACATAAATGCCCACCATCGTCTATAAAACCAGACATAAATGTTTTAACCCAGCTTTGTAACTAAAGACCTCCATTTTGTTTACAGTGATATTCAACATAAAACAAGCTTGGGGCAGAGGGGATCCGCTGCTACACCTACCACTCAGTGCTCTTAATGtccagaaaaataatgaaaatacagttttcggaaaaaaaaaatctgccagatACTGAAGAGTGGGTTAACTGGTGGGTGGATTGGGGACCATATTCTCTACTCAAACAGAATAGCAGCAGTCTCAGTTCCCAGTGCTCTTCTAAACTCCCAGATTGCTGAGATTCTTTCAGGGAAACATTCTTCAGAACTTCTCATGTGAGCAACTGTCAGAAAAAAGGGACCCCTCCTTCCATCATAACCAGTGCCACAGGAAGCACCTTGTCTCCTGCGCTTTGACAGTTGGAGATAGTTTCCCTTTGGCCCTAGCATCTGCCATCTACATAGGTAGGAGctgttcagtattttaaaataaacaaatgttacgCTCTTTGAGGGGAGAAAGGGGtgctaatttacatttttatcacaACTCTTAAGGTCAGTGCCTTCTAACTTTCTATGCTTGGCCCATATTTTTATAAGGACATCGGTTTATCCACACACGTGAAGGAGCTATGAAGTCTAGTCAGAAAGTTAGCCGGGATCAGcaaaaaagggaaaggagggtTCCGCCAACTTGTTTCTGGAAACAAAGCCAAACagtaaagatgaaagaaaaaaaatctgcctcaGGAGGCGCAGTAAGTGAACTTGGACGAGACAGTGCCAAGTGCTAACGTAAGGAGGTTCTTGGGCCAGGGCTCTGAGGATGAAACTGGGGGTCCCGAGCGCGCAGAGCGCGGCCTCAGGAGAGGGCGTCGTCGCCCGGGGAGGGAGGCGGCCGCGCCCCCTCCGCCGCGCGCCCTGTCAGGAGGCCGGCCCGCTGCCTCACGGCCCGCCCGCCCCTCAcccgccccgcctcccgcccGCGGACCTGCCTATAGCTCCCCTCGGCCCGGCCGCTGCTCGGTTCCCGTTCCTCCTCCTGGAGCCGCGCGGCGGGTGCGGGCTGGCGGCCGCCGAACCCGGAACTGCTGACGGTTCCCGGCGCTCCAGCGCGTCCGCCCCCCGGGTCGCTCCCGCTCCCCGTCCCCCGGCCCCCCGGCCCGGCCTCCGCAGCCGTCGGGTGGAAGCGGGGCGGGTGCGCCGTCCGCAATCGAGCTGGTGCAGCGGCTGAGGCGGGACGGGCGCCGCCCTCACAGCGGCGGGCACTCGGCTGAAGACTGCGGGGGCGCACGCTCGCGGCCTCTGGGTCTCGTTCAGGCTCAGGACCGGGGCCGGCAGACGCCTCAGAGCTCGAGCTCGCCGCCGAGCGTGCAACTGAAAGTGACGGAGGACGGCCTCGAGTGTGCGCCGGACCGTCAGAAAGGCCCGCAGGGGCTGCAGGAGTCGGGGCGAGGGCCCGGCATGTGGGCAGCGGCCGACCCACGGGGCCGAGCGTCTACCGGGCGGTGGCCGAGGCGTCTGTCGTGCGGCTTTACTCGGTGCGGAGGACGGGGGTTAGGAGGGGCAGAGGCTGACACCGGAGGGGTCACCAGAGACAGAGCGGCAGCCCGGAGGGGCCGGCAGGGGCTGGGGTGAGAAACCGTGTGCGTGTAGTCGGGGAGTGAGGAGAGCcgggctggggcgggggcaggggtgaggagaGCCGGGCGGGGTCGGGGGTGCGCACGTGATCCAAATGGCAGTTGCTTGCGTGATCGTTGGACTTAGGAAGGGACCGAGTGCCAAGTGCTAATGTAACGAGGTGCTGCCATACCCGTGAATGCTGGAGGCAAACCTCTCGGTCATCTCTGCTCTTAACCTTCaaaacggatttttttttttttaattgaagtacagttaatttacaatattaattttGGGTTCAACATGGTGAGTCAACGTTTTTATAAATTATACGGCATTTAAGGTTATTCGCAAATACTGGCTGTATTCTTTGTGGGGTACAATATACCcgtgtagcttatttattttataaatagtagtttgtatcttaaTCCCcttacccctatcttgcccctctccGCCTTCCCTCAACCTGCTGGTAACCGCTcatacctgtgagtctgtttggggggggcggggggtgggcagaaatacaatttttctgaaaaaaaaaaaaaaacttttttaattttaaatgcaactccatttaattttattgaactTAAGGCCAAGGTATTAAGacatggcatctggccctatcacttaatgggaaatagatggggaaacagtggaaacagtgtcagactttatttttgggggctccaaaatcactgcagatggtgattgcagccatgaaattaaaagacgcttactccttggaaggaaaattatgaccaacctagatagcatgttaagaagcagagacatatctttgccaacaaaggtccatctagtcaaggctatggtttttccagtggtcatgtatggatgtgaaagctggagtgtgaagaaatctgagcgccgaagaattgatgcttttgaactgtggtgttggagaagactcttgagagtcccctggactgcaaggaggtccaaccaaaccagtccttcctaaaggagatcagtcctgggtgttcattggaaggactgatgctaaagctgaaactccagtactttggccacctcatgcaaagacttgactcattggaaaagaccctgatgctgggagggattgggggcaggaggagaaggggatgacggaggatgaaatggctggatagcatcaccaactcaatgcacatgagtttgggtgaactccgggatttggtgatggaaagggagggctggcatgctgcaattcatggggttgcaaagagtcagacatgactgagtaactgaactgaaggcccagGTATCTCTTAGGAAGGGATGTGACCTAACAAGCCTATCATGTCAGGATTAATGATATATCAATGATACGTTGACACCCTGTAATTAAAAAACAGGACTTCCTCCAAGTCAATAAGTAATTCCTCGCTTAAAATTTATtatctgaaaacaaaaccaaacctgtTGTTCTACTGGAAAGAGGTAAAGTACACTCACAAAATGAATTAAGAGCTGGTTTTGCTTTCATTGTCATGGTTTTCTTCTGATAAACAGTGGATTAGCTTTTCTGGGAGGAGTACAGGCTCGCTATTCTGGTTACATTTTTAAATCAATGCAATTCTTCTTTTTACCCATCCACAAGTTTCCGTTGTAACTATAACTATATTGATATAATTTTGCATTCTTACTTATGCTAATTTTCCTTTACAGGTGAATTTTGGGGGACACACAAACTTCATTCAAGAACTTTGTACAGAATTGAAGGATGGCAGAAGCAGTGTTGATTGATCTCTTTGGTTTGAAACTGAACTCTCAGAAAAACTGTCATCAGACATTATTAAAGATATTGAATGCAGTCCGATATCACCATGGTGCCAAGGCCAAGTTCTTTTGCATAATGTGTTGTAGTAACATCAGCTGTGACCATGATAACTGTGAATTAGAAACAGGCAATGGATTATCAGCTCTCTTGAGAGAATTTGAGATTGTTAGCAATCCCAGCATGGCTGCCTCTTTGTATACAATTAAACAAAAAGTTGATGAAAGGAATTTGAGTTGCATTAAGGTAATTGTGCCTGTGCACCGGAAGACATTAATGAAGGCTTTCATTGATCAACTCTTTACTGATGTTTACAATTTTGAGTTTGAAGATCTACAGATGACTTTGAAGGGAGGTCTTTTGAAACAGTCTACTGAAGTAAACATAATCACATCTCAAGAACTAGAAGCAATCCAGAATGAAATAGAAACATATTTGAGAAGTTTGCCGGCACTGAAGGGAGAATTAACCATTATCACATCTCCTTTGATCCCAGGTATGTTAAACACTATCAGTTGTTTTACTTGAATATGAAAAGCGAGTCTTTCTTTACAGGTTGTTCATTGCTTTTAACCTTGCTTCTTTTGTAGACTGGTGTGAGATTATGTGTTCCTTAGCATCAGTTACAACATGGGAGTATCATGGACAGCCTTATAGAGTCACGAGTGTGAAGGGATAGTCCCTTCAAAGCCACTCTAAATAAATTTGCTTTATGCAAATTCAGCTTTAAGACAAGTCCCCCAGCCTTGGTTTTAGGTGAGATTTATGACCCTAAGCATTTCCTACTTAGAAATTCTGAAACCTTAACTCCGTAGTGCCTTCACAGAAGAGTGAAATTTAAAACAGTCAATCTCACTTATTAGTAAAAGGATATTTACTGTGAGCTATATGCTATTGGGATAACAAAAACTAATGGGGAAAAGATACCCTTTGAAGAGCAGTAATCCCATGGAGAAGGTAAAACAAACTCAAAACATTGTGTCATAAGAACAGATGAAGCTATAAAGAGCTGTAGAAATTAGAAACTGGATAAACTAATGCAGGGTGAGGTTATTAGGGAAAGTCTTAATGAGAGACTGGGTTTTTGTAAGGCTTTATAGTCTTTTGTACAGCCTGGTTTTAATCTTCATTGTTTATCCTCAACAGATACTTTCATACATGGATTTACTACAAGAACAGGTGGGATATCTTACATACCAACTCTTAGCTCATTCAATCTCTTCAGTAGTTCCAAACGGAGAGATCCCAAGGCTGTTGTTCAAGAAAATCTGCGTAGGTTGGGGAAGGCTGCAGGATTTAATGTGAATAAATTTTACCAAATAAAGGTacaattttgtttcatattttggaaGATTTAAAGTATATTCTTGACTCTGACAATGACTATATGGACTTTAAATAAGCTATTTAATGTTTACATCTAATGTTTTATCTAAAACTTAGGATAAtgtttgtgattatttttcttaGAGATACATATCATATTCTAAAGATCAATTCTGtgatataatacacacacacatacacacacacatctggaaCTCCTTACATCTAAAAGTATAGTTGTTTtttactcactaagttgtgtccgattcttgtgaccccatggactgtagcccactggctcctctgtctatgggatttcccaggcaagaatactggagtgggttgccatttccttctccagggtatcttcccgacccagggatcaaacctgagtctcctacattggtaggtgagttttttttgtttgttttttaaccactgaaccatgagGAAAGCCCCAGAGTATAGTACCACTGCCTTTTTGATTTAGAGGTAAGTTTCCTGAATGGTGGGAGAGAAAAGCCGTTGTTTTCTATATCAACACTAGGAGGAACTAGGGTAAAACTGATAATTGTTTCTTACAGGATTCTAGATTTCTCTGACTccaggaaaagtaaaaatattattgacttggaaatttaatttctttcagtcaATTAGTACTTCGTGGAAGGTACTGCTATTAGGTTTAGACcctaatgctggcaaagattgagggcaggaggagaagagggtgacagaggatgagatggttggatgacatcatcaactcaatggacatgagtttgggcaaattccacaagataatgaaggacagagaagactggtgtgctgccgtcAATTAAAtcaaagagagtcggacacaactgagtgactaaacaactactGCAGTTAGAGATTTACCGATCTCTAGTGAGGGCTGTTCGTGATGGATGGACTATTtcgaatttttttaaatttatttttaattgggggagatctcttcaggaaaattagagataccaagggaaaatttcatgcaaagatgggttcaataaatgacagaaatggtatggacctaacagaagcagaagatattaagagatggcaagaatacacagaagaactgtacaaaaaagatcttcaagacccagataatcgtgatggtgtgatcactcacctagagccagacatcctggaatgtgaagtcaagtggaccttagaaagcatcactacgaacaaagctagtggaggtggtggaattccagttgagctatttaaaatcctgaaagatgatgctgtgaaagtgctgcactcaatatgccagcaaatttggaaaactcagcagtggccacaggactggaaaacatcagttttcattccagtcccaaagaaaggcagtgccaaagaatgctcaaacaactgcacaattgcactcatctcacacgctagtaaagtaatgctcaaaattctccaagccaggcttcagcaatacgtgaactgtgaacttccagatgttcaagctgattttagaaaaggcagaggaaccagagaccaaattgccaacatctgctggatcatcaaaaaagcaagagagttccagaaaacatctatttctgctttattgactatgccaaaccctttgactgtgtggatcacaagaaactgtggaaaattctgaaagagatgggcataccagaccacctgacctgcctcttgagaaacctatatgcagatcaggaagcaacagttagaactggacatggaacaacagactggttccaaataggaaaaggagtacgtcaaggctgtatattgtcaccctccttatttaacttctatgcagagtacatcatgagaaatgctgggctggaagaagcacaagctggaatcaagattgctgggagaaatatcaataacctcagatatgcagatgacaacatccttaaggcagaaagtgaagaggaactgaagggcctcttgatgaaaatgaaagaggagagtgaaaaagttggcttaaagctcaagattcagaaaactaggatcatggcatctggtcccatcacttcatgggaaatagatggggaaatggtggaaacagtgtcagactttatttttgggggttccaaaatcactacagatggtgattgcagccatgaaattaaaagacgcttactccttgggaggaaagttatgaccagcctagatagcgtattaagaagcagagacattactttgccaacaaaggtccgtctagtcaagactatggtttttccagtggtcatgtatggatgtgagagttggactgtgaagaaggctgagtgccgaagaattgatgcttttgaactgtggtgttggagaagactcttgagagtcccttggactgcaaggagatccagccagtccatcctaaaggagaccagtcctgggtgttcattggaaggactcatgctgaggcttaaactccaatactttggccactgcatgtgaagagttgattcattggataAGtcagctgatgctgggagggattgggggcaggaggagagggggatgacagaggatgagatggctggatggcatcaccaactcgatgcacatgagtttgggtgaattccgggtgttggtgatgaacagggaggcctggcgtgctgtgattcatggagtcgcaaagagttggacacgactgagcgactgaactgaactgaactgaactgaattgctttacaatgttgtgttagtttctgccgtaccacaatgtgaatcagccacaagtatatatatatctcctcccttttgaacctcccattggctatctgttttacatatggaagtgtatatatgtcaatactacTCTCAACTgatcccaccctctcttccctGCCCTCCTGCTGTGACCACAAGTCTGTTCACTACACTTGTGAACACTTGTGAATACTACACTTGTATGCGTGTCTATTCCTGcactacaaataggttcatcagtactattttgatttttttttaaatgttgaagtctgttttcctttgaggaaaatacatagagattatcatatcaTAGAGTTAAATAAatttgttattatatatatatggacctGATGTATTTAAGGAATGCTAGTAACCTTAAACTGGTTATATAATTTTGTACAAAATACATACTTTCAGAAAAGCTTATGGTATgagaaattctattttaaaaacatttttatttcacatcTTTGGTATTAGACTGATCATGCCAATGATGTCTGGATTATGGGAAGGAAGGAGCCTGAATCTTATGATGGAATCACCACAAATCAAAGAGGAGTCACAATAGCAGCTCTTGGTGCTGACTGTATTCCGATAGTTTTTGCAGATCCTGTCAAAAAAGCATGTGGGGTTGCTCACTCTGGTAAGTGTACTTAGTTAAGCACCTAGGATTTTTACCAATTTGGGGGGAAAGTTATAATTTTTCTCTGATGgacattgtttttgttcattCTGTAAGTAatggtctgactctctgtgacctcatgggctgcagcactccaggcttccctgtccttcaccatctcccagagcttgctcaaactcatggccattaaATCGacgatgccattcaaccatctcatcctctgtcattcccttctcttcctgccctcagtctttcccagcatttaaaTAGTTAATTACTACCCATGGTGATAAGTAAAGATAGAAGA
The sequence above is drawn from the Bos javanicus breed banteng chromosome 12, ARS-OSU_banteng_1.0, whole genome shotgun sequence genome and encodes:
- the LACC1 gene encoding purine nucleoside phosphorylase LACC1 — translated: MAEAVLIDLFGLKLNSQKNCHQTLLKILNAVRYHHGAKAKFFCIMCCSNISCDHDNCELETGNGLSALLREFEIVSNPSMAASLYTIKQKVDERNLSCIKVIVPVHRKTLMKAFIDQLFTDVYNFEFEDLQMTLKGGLLKQSTEVNIITSQELEAIQNEIETYLRSLPALKGELTIITSPLIPDTFIHGFTTRTGGISYIPTLSSFNLFSSSKRRDPKAVVQENLRRLGKAAGFNVNKFYQIKTDHANDVWIMGRKEPESYDGITTNQRGVTIAALGADCIPIVFADPVKKACGVAHSGWRGTMLGVAMATVNAMRAEYGCSLEDIIVVLGPSVGPCCFTLPRESAKAFHNLDPGCVRLLDSPNPYVDIRKATRILLERGGILPQNIQDQNQDLNLCTSCHPDKYFSHVRDGPNFGTQIGFISVRE